CAATTATTGCAATTATGAAATGGTTAAGAGGAAGTAACACTCCTAATCTTAAACTCTTCAATGGACTATCTACGCACAAGTGCTTAGTCTGCATGTTTTGCATACTTCCCTCAAACAATGTTGTTTTAAGTTAAATGAATATGTGTAATACTCTCCATTTTGGTTGCAGAGACTATTAGCTTTGCTTCGTCATCCTGACTATTGCATCTCTGCCTATTCATCTGTAAGTTACATACATTTATGTTCACTTTTTTGGGATTTCAAACTGGTCTTGACAGCAAAGTATATTAGTCGTCCCTTGATAAGATGCTCACTTTTATGGAAGAAGAATTTGCTTGATTCAGACTTTGACTGGAATCCGTTAGATGGTAAGGTAAGTTATTCATCTTGTTTAGATTTTAGACATCTGTAGCTTTATTGTGATCATTAAATGCCTACTGAAGCGTGTAACTGTAATCAACTTCTGATAGGACTAGGCGCTTGAATATTGGGAATAAAGTTAACAACTTCTCTGCATGATTTGCTGGCTTTTAGATTGGATTTTACAATTGTTTTGCCACTTATAATCATTGAATGAACTGAGTTTTTAGTTTGCTATCCATGGTTTCTACAGCCTGCATTAACATTATTTTACCAACGTAGAGTACAGTTACGCTACTCTGACAAATTAACCAAAAGATCCTATGCTTCTAGATTTCATTCGCAATCCTATACTAGCATGTGATCTTGTAGGTTAAAAAACCACTTATATGAATAATTACCAAATAAAACACGTACTCCTAAATAACTCTCAGAGAGTTATTAAAAACCGGATCCCAATAAAACTGGTAAATATATGAATAGAAACTTCAAGGTTTGGTATATTTTGCCGACATTCGAAGCAGAGAAATTCAGACGGGCATACGTGGTGGTGCTTGCTGACGCAAGTTCAATGCTGTCAACAGACTTCTTGCATGGGATCTAAGCCCATTGAGCAGCATTTGGATGCCGCTGAAAAGCCAATAGCAGGTGCACTGAAGCAGCGGCCATGCCGCTATAGCAGCAGATAGTGCCCAAGAAGCCTTAAGGAGCACTAGCCCAGGGTGGTACGGGAGGAGCAAGGATAGTAATGAGAAACTGGAGAGGACTCCACTAGCGACAGCAGCACCATTCAACACACCCACATATGTGTGGCAGCGATTCTGCAATTGCTTGATAGCCAGAAATAACAGGGGGTAGGAAAGTATAGCAGCAACGAAACTCCAGGTTTGCGGAGGATGTGTTTCAAATGGGTCCTGAGACTTGGCCTGATAAAGAGAGAATCAAATAGTTTAAGAGTTTATGACAGGGAGGTGTCGAGTTCAGTTGATCCTCAATCACTTCATCCCTGTAAGATAGTGAAGATAgttcttaatttttgttatttttgacAGTGAAGACAGTTCTTAATTGCATCAAGGTTTTGTGctagaaaaagggaaaaaggattTTGCTAGAATTGAAAAATAGAATCTAATGTTTAGTACTATGGACTATGGAGTGGATGGTGTGACGACCCAACCTAATCCTCATTTACACCTTAGAAATCTTAAAATCTACACTTTAAGAAATCTTAATGTGTCCTCCAGAGTCAAACCTGGAAGTACATTTGCAAAAGCAAAGACATGATTGCTAGCATATAACTCAAAATCTCAAAACAAAATACGCCATTTGACTTTCCTTGTCAGATAACTATATAACTTTTAATAGCATCCTTGAAGCCCTGGCAAACCAGGTTGTCTCAATCGAATTCATTCAcattgaaaattattattattattattatttttgaaaacaccaaaaacaaaacttGTAACCTAACAAGCCTAATGAGAAGCATGTGTGCACATATGTATGATACACATTATAGTGTTCTTGACACAAACACAAGTCCGAATCTTATGAAAACGAAACTCTCAACTCAAACAGAGGTCAAAATGTTCTTAACTAGTTCtagaaaattaatcaaaattaaacCAATAACGAAGGTTGATAATATTCAAGCTTAACCAGATAAACATAGGCAAACCAACAAGTATTGCCATTGTTAACAAAACACCATCGCCGTCTCCCCAGGCAAAAGTGCGTTCAACCTCAGCGCACCAATTGCCTCGAGACTTTGTACAGAACAGAGCTAATATGAACAGAGCTAACCTCTTGACTTTGTACTTGAAAAACAGACATGCACTTGCCCATGAAGTTCCAATTATCAGATTGCAAAATATCATGTTTGCTTGCCAAAAGGAGGTCATCCAAAGACGAATTCAAAGAAACTACAGAATATACAAATCACACTCCGAGCAAAAAGTGTGCTGAATCTCAAATGCACAAAGTCTCTTAAATAGCCAAGATTCATGCCCCATCATTATTATGTATATAAAACTCTCTCATGATATACGACTGACTGTCCAAATCTATCTAGTTGTACTAGTACTAGACATCAATATATAATGGTGCAGAAGCCAAGACATGCTAAAGATTGAACAGCATTCGAAGCTCTGTAAGTACAAAAAGGATCATTAGAATATGTAAATGAGTGACCAGCTGACCTGCGTGGGTTGTTGGCAAGATTATTATTGTTACCAGGATCAAGTTGGATCACAAGCATGGTTCGCCATCACGGGTCGCGGTCGCGTCGCGGTCTCAGTTGTTCTACATCTGTCGTGGCATATCGGTTGAATATTGGGTGATATGAACATTATAACACATTAAagattccaaaaattttgaaaaaattactaaaattagaaaatattgaaaaagacacaatttaaaaaatatcGGAGTCGACTCCGAGTTGACTCGGATATATCGACCGATATCATGTATCACGGATTCGAATCGGTCAATATCGATCGAGTCAGAGCGAGTCGTCGCGGATATGGTGATATCCGTAATTCGGGGATCGGTATCGTACCGGTCCCTTCCGTTCCAGATACGACTCGGCCGATACGTATCGGTATCGGCCGATATGGCGAACCATGATCACAAGAGCGTCCGCCATCAATACTTGTTGCGATAGCAGGATGGATGCAGTTCGAATATTTAGCGTTCCTTTTTAAGGACTGAAGTGTCTCTCTCACCTGAGGTttcatgaaatatcacctaATGGCAAgtgggtaaagtgtaatttgaaAGCACGCAAATGTCCGTGCACCTAAGGACGTCTTAGGACTGAAGGAGTTACCTAAACGTGTTCAACGCGCTTTCACTTGCTGCCACATGGCAGCTTTGAGAGCTCAAGTTTGCATTCGTTTTGCTGACCTGACCTTGGTTCTCCTATTCTAAGGAAGGAGTTTGATTGGGTTGGAAGGCTTGGACCCTGGAACGATTGTGCCATCTGAATTATCACGAGAGAAAAGGCAACCCAATTGGATGCTACGAAGGAAAATGGAATTGCTTATTGTAGGctaatttacttatttttacTATCGATTTGTGAGCCGGTTTGGGCATGTAAAAATTAAACAGAGAGCACCCGCTTGGATGCTGTAAGACGTGgattttgtggttgaagtgGTGTCCCTCTTCTTTGAGGATTCTGAGAAGCTTCTCAACAATGTGGCGACTGCCCTGTAAGCTATCTTTACATTTCCTGATTAGTCCTTTCAAGATTATCTATGAATAGTCTTTTATTCGGTTGATTTTTGAGTTGAGGTttaatttggttttttcaatgGCACAGTCAACAACCAATTGTGGATTTTAAGCAGGTCGATGCTTATGTCCACCAATTCAAGGGTAGCAGTTctaggtaaaaaaaaaaaaaaaaaaaaaagatactaaCAGTTTTCCTTTTTGTTGGTTTTCTTCCCTTACTTTTAATTTTCTTAGTTCTTTACCTCCATATATGCTTCTGGCTAGCTAGTAGAATAGAACCAAAAATTACGGACCACTTCTTTGTAATTAGGTTATATTCCACGTCTTTGCTCTAG
Above is a genomic segment from Coffea eugenioides isolate CCC68of unplaced genomic scaffold, Ceug_1.0 ScVebR1_1585;HRSCAF=2461, whole genome shotgun sequence containing:
- the LOC113755569 gene encoding histidine-containing phosphotransfer protein 1-like: MSDQLTCVGCWQDYYCYQDQVGSQAWFAITGRGRVAVSVVLHLSWHIDVDFVVEVVSLFFEDSEKLLNNVATALQQPIVDFKQVDAYVHQFKGSSSSIGAQRVKNACGAFRNFCEEKNLDGCLKCLQHAKNEYALVKSKLEYLFMVSVCLEGIFIHEAWLYSSSIFQ